The following are encoded in a window of Aromatoleum petrolei genomic DNA:
- a CDS encoding tetratricopeptide repeat protein, whose protein sequence is MNRIISSFATGLGLAIALTFPASAQAAPAPDEAPPAASLPAQELSARTLYTFLLAEIAGARGEIGVAVQAYADLAQRTRDPRIARRAMEVALYARNMPAAIDAARIWSEADPDSEEARRILAGLLAGGDGQLEQVQAQLARLLAQSPENLDNHLMGLNRAFSRVQDKEAVKGIVMRLTEPYTSHPEAHFARAQAAVGAGDIMESIASIENALRLRADWEPAVLFKAQLLSQSGAMQEATKLVREYLERHPESRNARLAHARALVSTRQFEAARKEFRQLLDGAPDDRELMYAVGLLSAQLEDYDVATTQLERALNAGHPDSDSIRLNLGQVAERRKDSETALRWYRAVEPGPQHFDAQLRIASVLARDGKLKEAREHLRGVKVEESERKRLLLAEAQLLRGAGKDAEAFELIDGALRDNADDTDLLYESSMLAESIGKHEIMEGRLRKLIALRPDFSHAYNALGYSLADRGVRLDEAEALIVRALELTPDDPFILDSMGWVRFRRNDATGALAHLEKAYGMRPDPEIAAHLGEVLWTLKRESDASRVWDEALKTNPDNEALMSTVKRLRGQ, encoded by the coding sequence ATGAATCGCATCATCTCCTCGTTCGCTACCGGCCTGGGACTGGCCATCGCGCTCACCTTCCCGGCCTCCGCACAGGCCGCGCCGGCCCCCGACGAGGCGCCCCCCGCAGCCTCGCTGCCCGCCCAGGAACTCAGCGCACGCACCCTGTACACCTTCCTGCTGGCCGAAATCGCCGGCGCACGCGGCGAGATCGGCGTCGCGGTCCAGGCCTATGCCGACCTCGCGCAGCGCACGCGCGACCCGCGCATTGCGCGCCGGGCGATGGAGGTGGCGCTGTACGCGCGCAACATGCCCGCGGCGATCGACGCCGCCCGCATCTGGTCCGAAGCCGACCCGGACTCCGAAGAAGCGCGCCGCATCCTCGCCGGCCTGCTGGCAGGCGGCGACGGCCAGCTCGAACAGGTCCAGGCACAACTTGCGCGCCTGCTCGCACAGTCGCCCGAGAACCTCGACAACCACCTGATGGGCCTCAACCGCGCCTTCTCGCGCGTCCAGGACAAGGAAGCCGTCAAGGGCATCGTGATGCGCCTGACCGAGCCCTACACCAGCCACCCCGAAGCCCATTTCGCCCGCGCCCAGGCCGCCGTCGGCGCCGGCGACATCATGGAATCGATCGCCTCGATCGAGAACGCGCTGCGCCTGCGTGCGGACTGGGAACCCGCCGTGCTGTTCAAGGCACAGCTCCTGTCGCAATCCGGCGCGATGCAGGAGGCCACGAAACTCGTCCGCGAATACCTCGAACGCCACCCCGAAAGCCGCAACGCCCGCCTCGCCCATGCGCGCGCGCTGGTGTCGACGCGCCAGTTCGAGGCGGCGCGCAAGGAATTCCGCCAGCTGCTCGACGGCGCGCCCGACGACCGCGAGCTGATGTATGCCGTCGGCCTGCTGTCGGCCCAGCTGGAAGACTACGACGTCGCGACGACCCAGCTTGAGCGCGCGCTCAACGCCGGCCACCCGGACAGCGACAGCATCCGCCTCAACCTGGGCCAGGTCGCCGAACGGCGGAAGGATAGCGAAACCGCCCTGCGCTGGTACCGCGCCGTCGAACCCGGGCCGCAGCACTTCGACGCGCAGCTGCGCATCGCTTCGGTGCTCGCGCGCGACGGCAAGCTCAAGGAAGCCCGCGAGCACCTGCGCGGCGTCAAGGTCGAAGAATCCGAACGCAAGCGCCTGCTGCTCGCCGAAGCGCAACTCCTGCGCGGCGCGGGCAAGGACGCCGAAGCCTTCGAGCTGATCGACGGAGCCCTGCGCGACAACGCCGACGACACCGACCTGTTGTACGAATCGTCGATGCTCGCCGAGAGCATCGGCAAGCACGAGATCATGGAAGGGAGGCTGCGCAAGCTGATCGCGCTGCGCCCCGATTTCTCGCACGCCTATAACGCATTGGGCTACTCCCTCGCCGACCGCGGAGTGCGCCTGGACGAGGCCGAAGCGCTGATCGTGCGTGCGCTCGAACTCACCCCGGACGACCCCTTCATCCTCGACAGCATGGGATGGGTGCGCTTCCGCCGCAACGATGCGACCGGTGCCCTCGCCCACCTCGAAAAGGCCTACGGCATGCGCCCGGATCCGGAGATCGCTGCCCATCTCGGCGAAGTCCTGTGGACCCTCAAGCGCGAGTCCGACGCGTCGCGCGTGTGGGACGAGGCGCTCAAGACGAACCCCGACAACGAAGCGCTGATGTCC
- the mutM gene encoding bifunctional DNA-formamidopyrimidine glycosylase/DNA-(apurinic or apyrimidinic site) lyase encodes MPELPEVETTCRGIRPAIDGRIMTGVRVRNGRLRVPVPPDLGERVAGAPLQGVRRRAKYLLLDFPAGSVIVHLGMSGSLRVVEADQPPGAHDHVDLVFGDRALRLRDPRRFGLVVWQPGDALAHPLLARLGVEPLGDEFSGPWLHRAFKGVRAPIKQALMDGHRLVGVGNIYASESLFRAGIHPLAPAGSVGPRRVGRLVDAVRETLLAAIAAGGSTLRDFVGGDGKKGYFQQEYFVYGREGLPCRVCGTSVQRVVVGQRSTFYCPRCQRM; translated from the coding sequence ATGCCTGAATTGCCTGAAGTCGAAACGACCTGCCGCGGCATACGCCCGGCGATCGATGGCCGGATCATGACCGGCGTGCGCGTGCGCAACGGCCGCCTGCGCGTGCCCGTGCCGCCTGACCTGGGCGAGCGCGTCGCCGGCGCGCCGCTGCAGGGCGTGCGGCGGCGGGCGAAGTACCTGCTGCTCGATTTCCCCGCGGGCAGCGTGATCGTGCATCTGGGCATGTCGGGCAGCCTGCGGGTGGTCGAGGCCGACCAGCCGCCGGGCGCGCATGATCACGTCGATCTGGTTTTCGGCGACCGGGCGCTGCGCCTGCGCGATCCGCGGCGCTTCGGCCTGGTCGTGTGGCAGCCGGGCGATGCGCTCGCGCATCCGCTGCTCGCGCGCCTCGGCGTCGAGCCGCTCGGGGACGAGTTCTCCGGCCCCTGGCTGCACCGTGCATTCAAGGGGGTGCGGGCGCCGATCAAGCAGGCGTTGATGGACGGCCACCGGCTCGTCGGCGTCGGCAACATCTATGCGTCGGAGAGCCTGTTTCGCGCGGGCATCCATCCGCTGGCGCCGGCCGGCAGCGTCGGGCCGCGCCGTGTCGGGCGCCTCGTCGACGCCGTGCGCGAGACGCTCCTGGCGGCGATCGCCGCGGGCGGCAGCACGCTGCGGGACTTCGTCGGTGGCGACGGGAAGAAGGGCTACTTCCAGCAGGAGTATTTCGTGTACGGCCGCGAGGGCTTGCCGTGTCGCGTGTGCGGGACGAGCGTGCAGCGGGTGGTCGTCGGTCAGCGCTCGACCTTCTATTGCCCGCGCTGCCAGCGCATGTGA
- a CDS encoding dynamin family protein, with amino-acid sequence MTLVDQFSAYSQWRADAAGAVGRLRQWLSRNELGDVQGDLRLQYVLERLRDDKLTVAFVAEFSRGKSELINAIFFSAHGDRVLPSSAGRTTMCPTELQWTPGARAEIRMLPIRTRATHASVSELKQFPEEWMVLRLDAGSLADLQQAFARVGETERVATELASRLGFDIDEKGETGLKPGADGMVEIPSWRHAVIQFPHPLLEQGLVVLDTPGLNAIGAEPELTLSLLPNAHAVLFVLAADTGVTQSDMAVWREYVQGGQNRRKGRLVVLNKIDGLWDGLRDEAQIGAEIARQVSSVAQTLEVPEATVFPVSAQKGLVGRISGDAALVERSRLGELERALAEDLLPTKQVIVRDSTLAEVDDLVKQTDTLLGARLSGLREQLQELTDLRGKNQSVIEYMMRKIRSEKTEFEQGLQKYYAVRSVFSTLTNNLLGHLGMDALRDETRRTREAMLESTFTKGLRQAMENFFFSLRGNLARSADEIAEITRMLDSMYKRFSVEHGLKLAAPEAFSTLRYERELDRLESAFNRQINSALALVTTEKHTLTQKFFETVAVEARRTFEVANRDVEQWLRAVMSPLETQVREYQLQLKRRLESVKRIHQATDTLEERVAELEQAEAAMLGQLTELNEIAGSIRAALGVSASAGADAGSVQGRAA; translated from the coding sequence ATGACCCTCGTCGATCAGTTTTCCGCCTACAGCCAGTGGCGTGCCGATGCCGCCGGCGCCGTGGGGCGCCTGCGCCAGTGGTTGTCGCGCAATGAGCTCGGCGACGTGCAGGGCGACCTGCGGCTGCAGTACGTGCTCGAGCGCCTGCGCGACGACAAGCTGACGGTGGCCTTCGTGGCCGAGTTCTCGCGCGGAAAGTCCGAGCTCATCAACGCGATCTTCTTTTCCGCTCACGGCGATCGCGTCCTGCCGTCGAGCGCCGGACGCACGACGATGTGCCCGACCGAGCTGCAGTGGACGCCGGGTGCGCGGGCCGAGATCCGCATGCTGCCGATCCGCACGCGCGCGACGCACGCGAGCGTGAGTGAGCTCAAGCAGTTCCCGGAAGAGTGGATGGTGCTGCGGCTCGATGCGGGGTCGCTCGCCGATCTGCAGCAGGCCTTCGCGCGCGTTGGCGAAACCGAGCGGGTGGCGACCGAGCTCGCGTCGCGCCTGGGTTTCGATATCGACGAGAAGGGCGAAACCGGGCTCAAGCCGGGTGCCGACGGCATGGTCGAGATCCCGAGCTGGCGCCATGCGGTGATCCAGTTCCCGCATCCCCTGCTCGAGCAGGGGCTGGTCGTGCTCGACACGCCGGGCCTCAATGCGATCGGCGCGGAGCCGGAGCTGACGCTGTCGCTGCTGCCCAATGCCCACGCGGTGCTTTTCGTGCTGGCGGCCGACACCGGCGTCACGCAGAGCGACATGGCGGTGTGGCGCGAATACGTGCAGGGCGGTCAGAACCGGCGCAAGGGCCGCCTCGTGGTGCTGAACAAGATCGACGGCCTGTGGGACGGGCTGCGCGATGAAGCGCAGATCGGCGCGGAGATCGCGCGCCAGGTGAGCTCGGTTGCGCAGACGCTGGAGGTCCCCGAGGCGACGGTGTTCCCGGTGTCGGCGCAGAAGGGGCTGGTGGGGCGGATTTCCGGCGATGCCGCGCTCGTCGAGCGCAGCCGCCTGGGCGAGCTGGAGCGGGCGCTGGCCGAGGACCTGCTGCCGACCAAGCAGGTGATCGTGCGGGACAGCACGCTCGCGGAGGTCGACGACCTGGTGAAGCAGACCGATACGCTGCTCGGCGCGCGGCTTTCCGGCCTGCGCGAGCAGCTGCAGGAGCTGACCGACCTGCGCGGCAAGAACCAGAGCGTGATCGAATACATGATGCGCAAGATCCGCAGCGAGAAGACCGAGTTCGAGCAGGGGCTGCAGAAGTATTACGCGGTGCGCAGCGTGTTCTCGACGCTGACGAACAACCTGCTGGGACATCTGGGCATGGACGCCCTGCGCGACGAGACGCGGCGCACGCGCGAGGCGATGCTGGAATCGACCTTCACGAAGGGCTTGCGCCAGGCGATGGAAAATTTCTTCTTTTCGCTGCGCGGCAACCTGGCGCGCTCGGCGGACGAGATCGCCGAGATCACGCGCATGCTCGACAGCATGTACAAGCGTTTCAGTGTCGAGCACGGGCTCAAGCTCGCCGCGCCCGAGGCCTTCTCGACCCTGCGCTACGAGCGCGAACTCGACCGGCTGGAGTCCGCCTTCAATCGCCAGATCAACTCCGCACTGGCGCTGGTGACGACCGAGAAGCACACGTTGACGCAGAAGTTCTTCGAGACCGTCGCGGTCGAGGCACGGCGGACGTTCGAGGTCGCGAACCGCGACGTCGAGCAGTGGCTGCGCGCGGTGATGTCGCCACTGGAGACGCAGGTGCGCGAGTATCAGCTGCAGTTGAAGCGCCGCCTCGAGAGCGTCAAGCGCATCCATCAGGCGACCGATACGCTGGAGGAGCGCGTGGCGGAACTGGAGCAGGCCGAAGCGGCGATGCTCGGACAGCTGACGGAGCTGAATGAGATCGCCGGCAGCATCCGCGCGGCGCTGGGGGTGTCGGCGTCGGCCGGGGCTGATGCCGGCTCCGTACAGGGGCGCGCCGCCTGA
- a CDS encoding YfhL family 4Fe-4S dicluster ferredoxin, with protein MALMITDECINCDVCEPECPNGAISQGDEIYEIDPNKCTECVGHFDEPQCQQVCPVDCIPLNPDVVETKEQLMEKFVRLTAAKA; from the coding sequence ATGGCTCTGATGATTACGGACGAATGCATCAACTGCGATGTGTGCGAGCCGGAATGTCCCAATGGCGCGATCTCGCAGGGTGACGAGATCTACGAGATCGATCCGAACAAGTGCACCGAGTGCGTCGGCCACTTCGACGAGCCGCAGTGCCAGCAGGTCTGCCCCGTCGACTGTATCCCGCTCAATCCGGATGTGGTCGAGACCAAGGAGCAGCTGATGGAGAAGTTCGTCCGTCTGACCGCTGCGAAGGCCTGA